The nucleotide sequence AGTTGGCTCAACCATTCTCCCACCATCCTCTCCCAACTGAGATATTTCAGGGCATAGTCCCTGCCGTTAAGCCCCATTTGCTTTGAGGTTTCTCTATCCCCGGCCAGATCGGCTATCGCTGCGGCCAGGGCCTCGGGATCCTCGGGGGGAACCACCACCCCTCCCTTTGAGTCATGGACCAGCCTGGCTCCCTCGCCCCGGCCGCAGAAGATGACCGGCTTGCCGCAGCTCATAATGGGAAACATTTTGGACGGCCGGGCCCCCCGGAAAAGCTCCAGGTCCTTCAAGCAGACCAACCCGGCCAGGGAGATGGAGAGATACTTATTGATCATCTCGGGAGGCACCGGGTCAAGGAACCTGACGTTATCCAGGCTTCGTTCTTGGGCCATCTGCTGCAATTTTTTTCGTTCCGACCCGCTGCCCACCATCAGCAGGGTGATCTGCCGATGGGAGTCCCTTATTATTTGGAACGCCTCCAGCACCGAGCCCAGGCCCTGGGCAAATCCCAGGGTGCCGGAATATAGAATGATATCTTTCCCAGCCAGCCCCAGATCTGCCGCCAGCGGCATGTCAAACGGTGAAGGGCGAAACATCTCGGTATCCACCCCGTTGGGAAGATACAATATTTTCCGGGCCGGAAGTCCTTTGCTATCGATCAGCCGGTCCCGGATGCCCTGGGTCACGGCAATGACATATTTGGCCCGGTTATATATCGCCCTTTCGGTCATATATAGCATTCGGGCCACAAGACCGTTCCCCATCAGACCCAGCTCGATTATGGAATCGGGCCACAGGTCGGCGATGTTGAAGATGAACGGCACCCGGCGAAAGCGGGAATAGGCCATGGCCGTCCAGCCCAGGAACAGGGGCGGAGACTCCACCCAGACAAAGTCGGGTCTTCCCGCTTTCATCATCCCCCAGAAGGACGACAGGGTAAAAGAAAGATAATTGAATATCCGCTTCAACCCCGCCCCGATCGCCGGATATATCCAGGTCCGGTGGATCTTTATCCCCTGAGATACTTCCCAGAAATACATCCGGCTCTTGTATCCCGGAAAATACCGCCCCAGCGGATGGTTGGGTATGGCCGTTACCACCTCCACCTGATGACCCCTGGCCGCCAGCTCCCTGGCCATGGCCTGCAGACGGACCTGCGGCGCCCCCACCTCCGGCGGGTAATATTGGGTCAGTATCAAAAATTTCATGTTCGCCGATGCCCGTCCTCAAGGTTTAATTTCCGGTCGCTGCCGTTCAGGGATGGTATCCGTTTATTCAACCGTCAATGCTTTCCGATATGCTGGTAAAAAGCGCTTAGTTTTAGGCCCTCGGCCGGCCAGTTGTATTTGTTTTTCACGGCCTCCCTTCCGTTGGCCCCCATTTCCCTGGCCCGGTCGGGATCTGCCAGGATATATTCGATGGCCCGGGCCAGCCCGGCGGGGTCCAGCGGATCGACGCATAACCCGCATTTGTTTCCCTCCACAATGCTCCTCCACAGGGGAAAATCGGAGGCGATCAGCGGCAGGCCGGCCGACATGTATTCGAATATCTTGTTGGGCTGGGCATCGATATGATTGGGCAGCGGGTGAAAGGTGACCACCCCGGCCGAGGAGCGGGACATGATCCTGGAGGTCTCCTCCCGGGAGCACCACCCCAGGTAATTCACCTTTTCCCATCCCCCGACCCCCTCCAGCTGCTGCCGGTATTCCGGGGGATCGAACTCTCCGGCCAGGTTCAGCCGGATGTCCCGGTTTACCAGCCCCAGGGCAGTCACCAGTTCGGTATTGCCCCGGATCTGAGAGATGCCCCCGATGTAGCATATCTCATCATTGGCAGCATAGGGGCCGTCAGCGATGCCGCTGGGGTAATTGTTGACGTTTACGACATTCTGGTTTATCCGGGCGAACCGGTAGTTGATCTGGGGGGTGGCGGTGACGATCCCGGACATTCTGGCGGCCGCCCGGTCCTCAAATGATTCGATAAGCCGGCTAAGAATTTTACGCAGCGGTTTGGCTATCCAGTACCGGCCGTAAAGGGCCCGGGGCATATCCTCATGCACGTCGTAGATCACCCTCCGTCCCCGGTGCCTCATCAGCCAGGCGAACGGCAGGAACTCGATGTCGTGGAAGTGGTAGATGTCGGCCCCCTGGGCCATCGCCGTCCGGTAGGCGGCCAGGTTGGCGATCAGGAAACGCTTGATCCTCGGCAGGTCGACATCGGACAGACCGATGATCTCAACGCCATTGGCCTTTTGGCTCACGGCCTTCCATACTATGAAGATCACCCGGTGGCCCTGGGCCGCCAGCCAGCTGCATTCCTTTTCAAAGATCCGCACGTCGGTGGGCTTATGAACGGTGGTTATGTGGCAGATCACCATCAGCCGGCCCTTCCGGCTTCCAGCAGTTCGGCATAAATGCCGGCAAATATCCCCCGGCTGACACCAACGGTGGCTTTCCGGCCGATGATCTCCCGGTTGATATTGGCCGCGGCCACCGGATCGATCGACAGGGCCTGATCGATCACGCCGCTCTCCCCATCGCTGACCACCTTGCCGTTGACCCCGTCGCTGATCCATTCCCGGTTGGCCGGCAGGTCCGAGACCACCGGAAGGCAGCCGCAGGCCATGGCCTCCAGCAGGCTCACCGAGGTGGCGTCGCTCCGGGGAAGGGATATGAATATCCTGGCCCGGTTGTAATAAGCGGCGTTTTCCCTGGACCCCAAAAGCCCCACAAAATCAACCCTGTCTTGCAGATCTAAATCCTGCACCTGCTGCTTGAGATTTCCGGTCTCCGGCCCCTGCCCGGCGATCACCAGGCGCCAATCCTCTTTGGCAGTGTTCATAAATTCAGCGAAATGTTCGATCACCTTATCGATCCGATACAATTTACCATGCATGCGGTTTGAATATATGAGGTTCTCCTTTGGTGTCCCCCGGTTAGGCTCAACCCCTATCCCCAGGTTGGCGATGACTATCTTCAGCCGTTTACTCCCGGCCAGGACCTCCATGGCCTGGGCCATATGCAGCGAATCGGAGGTGCAGATATCCGCCCGGCAGATATTGTACCTTACCATCTGCCGGTAGAATAGCCCCTGTTCGGGGGTCGACAGGATATCGCTTCCCAACGCCGTCAGAACTTTGGGGACCTTATATCGTCCGAGGGCCAGGATAGCGGAGGTGGCGGTAGTGTTGGCCTGCATGATATGCACTATATCCGGCCGGTATTTTTTATAGACCTGGCGAATGGCACCTACCGTCTTCAGAAAGGACAAGGGATTCCTGACCGAAAAATCGGCCGTCACTGTTTCCGTCGCACAGGATCCGCCCGCTCCCCAGGGTCCGTTGGTGACAACCACCACCGTTTCGAACTGGTCCCGGACCATCCGGCAGAATCGCCACAGATGGCAGGAGTCGGCGCCAACCAGCAGCAGGCTCTTCATTGGCGCAACGCTCCATCAGAATGTTCCCGGATCTGATGATAGCTCAGTCCGCAGAGCGCTGCATATAGAGCTAAGAACCTTGCATCGGTCAGCGGGTTGTTGGAAAAAGCCGCCAGCAGGATGATGACCGAGAACAAAATCAGCATTTTGGGGTATGGCAGGCTCCGGTAACGCCAACCGTGAATGACCGGGATCAGCACCTGGCCCAGGTACATGACCAGTCCAATCAGTCCGTAGCGCCAGGCCATCAGAAAATATTCGCTCTCGGAGTACAGATGGTTCTGGTAAAAGTAATCCTTGTTGGGCCCGTAGCCTATCCAGGGGGACCGCCTTATCATTTCGGCCAGGTGCTCCCATATCTCCAGGCGTTTCATCAAGGACAGGTTCCCCGCCAGGTCTGTGTTCCATAGATTGGAAATATAGCTGATATTGAACAACGCCACCGCTCCCAGCATCATCCCGCCTGAGGTCAGCACGATCGCCGCGCTTTTCAGGGAAAATCTCTGCAGCTGCCAATTGACCAGCAACATGGCCAGCAACGCCAGGGCTGCCGTCTTGGATCCGGTCAGCATCACCATCGTCACCGAGACCAGAAAAAAAAGATAAACCCACAGGTTTTTTTTGGCCGACAGGAAATAAGCCGCGAAGAATGACCAGAGGATGGCATTGTTGTTGGGATTGCCCATCACCCCCAGCAGCCTTTTAGGGGCCGAGCGTCCCAGACTGTCCAGTCCGAACCCGGCCAGCCGGGCGCTGTCGGCATAAAATGGCATCACCCATTTATTGAAATTGAACAGGTTGAGGTAATTCAAAACATTGAAGACCAGCAGCAGCCCGAATATCGGCACAGCCAGTTTTTCCCATCCATTTGGGGCCTGGTCCTTTAACAGCAGGCAGACGAAGACGATAATAACAGCATACTTGAAGAGTTTATAATATTCAAAATAATCCCTCAGGACAAAAAAACGGCCGTTGCCCAGCATGCAGGCCAAAATCCATACCGCAAAGAGGCTGATATAGAATAAATAGGCCGCCAATCCCTTGGAAAGCGGCAGAGGACGTTTGATGTTGAATATCAACACCAGGGTCATCAGATACACCGCCAGGTCCTCGGACCTCAGCAAAGGAACACCTCCGCCCAGGCTGATGTTTGGCAGGAGAAACAGGCCCCCGACAAAAAAAGCCGCTATGGCGTTATAGGCCCTTTTCATGGCCGCTGAGCGGACATCAGATGCCGGAAGCCCCGGCCTGGGCCAGCTTTTCCCTCAGCTGTTTCAGGGTCAGGTCCCCGGTCATCTGGAAGGCGCTCAGGTCGAGGCCCAGGATGGTTTCCAGCTCCAGCTGCAGATTGATGACATTCATCGAATCCCACCCGGGTATATCGTAAAGCTTCAGCCCGTCGGTCAGCTGTTCGTCCTTCAGCTCGGGGAAAACGTTCCTCAGGGCAGTTCTGATCTTCTCCATCTTAACCTCCTATAATTTAATTAAGGCGGCCCCCCAGGAAAGGCCCCCGCCAAAGGCCACCAGCAGCACCAGATCCCCGGGGCCGGCCGACCCGCTGGCCACCACCTCGCTCAGGGCTATCATCACTGAAGCCCCGGCAGTATTGCCGTAATTGTAAAGATTGACATAGAATTTGGAGCGGGGGATGCCCGAATTCGCCGCTATGGCGTCGATGATGCTGATATTGGCCTGATGGGGCACCACGGCCTTCAACTGCGATCTTTCGACCCGGTATTTGGCCAATATCTCGTCGATGATCTCGCTGCCCCGGGCCACCGCAAAATCGTACACCTCCCGCCCTTTCATGGTGAAGTACCAGTCCCGGGGGTTGCTTATCTTGGGCCCCGGCAGCATGGTCCCCCCGCCGGGGACCTGGATGATATCGTGCCCCCGGCCGTCGGTCTTGATTATCGAGCCGATGATGCCGGGCGAGACGGGCTCCGCACCCAGCAGGACCGCCGCGGCCCCGTCGCCGAAGTAGGGAAAGGTGGCGAAATCGCTGGGATTGAGTATTTTCGAGTAAAGCTCGGAGGCGATGACCAGGATGTTGTCGTATTGGCCGGACCTTATCAGGCAGTCGGCGAAATGCAAAGCATATATCCCTCCGCTGCAGACGCTGTTGACATCGACCGCGAATGCCTGGTTGGCATCCAGCAGGGCCTGAACCCTGGCAGCGGTGGCGGGCTGGATCCGGTCCGGGGAGGAGGTGGCCAGAATTATCCCCTGCACTTTGCCGGGATCGAGGCCGGCCTTGGCCAAACACTCCCGGGCGGCCAAATAGGCCAGGTCGGAGGTGCACTGCTCCGGGGCCGCGTAATGCCTGGCCTTTATTCCTGTCTTCTGCTCGATCAGGGGGATGGCGTTGGGCGGAAACTGCTTCAGGTCGGAATTTCTTACCTCCGCTCCGGGGATGTGGTGGCCGGTGGATATTATCCTGCTATGCATCATCCTTCCCTTCTGCCCATTGGCTATACAGGGGCTCCAGCTCCGGGTATTTCCTCAGGAAAGCCTGGTCGGTCTTCCTGGTGTCGCCGATGACCTTGGCGGGGTTGCCTCCGATGATGGCAAAATCCGGGAACTCCCCCCGGACGTAGCTGTGGGCGGCCACGATCGAGCCCTTCCCAATGCGGGTGTTCGGCATCAGTATCGAATGCGGCCCGATAAAACTGTACTTTCCCACGGTGACCGGCCCGGTGATGTACCCTTTGAGCTGATGGTGCTGGCTGTATTTCTCCCCGTAAAGCCTGATGGAGATATGGCTGGAATGGGTGAATATCCCCACCCAGCCTCCTATCTGGCAGCCCTCTTTGATGGTCAGGCCGTGGGAGGCATCCAGGATGGAATAATGGAAAACGAACACGTTGTCCTCCAGCACCAGCCCCCGCGGGGAAACGATCACCGCGGTATTGCTGACCCGGGTGTTCCGCAGCACTTTCCGGTCAGGCCCCCGCTTCATCCTCACCATCTGGGGCTGATACAGCCGGCTGATCTCCGAGATCACCCGGGCCTTTACCCGGCCGATTATGTTACCCATAGGCCTCCGATCTCTTTCCGGATATTTTATAGAGCCACACCAGGGCCCCGCTTAGATAGGCCAGCTGGGTGGCCGAAAGCATGTACAGCCCGGCCTGGATGCTGTGGGCCACCACCGCTCCGTATAAAACAGACAGCACCAACAGCAGGTTGCCGAACAGCCCCAGATACAGCACCTCCTTCTGCTTGTTCACTATGATCGGGATCTGGGACAGGGGCGACACGATAAAGTTCAGGAACAGCCAGGGGGATAATATCCGGGCGTACTCCCCGGCCGCCTGCCAACGCCCGCCGAAAACCATCGAGAACAGCGCCGGAGAAAAGATATATATCAGGATAAACACCGGCAGGGCCGCCAGGACCAGCCCGGCGATGGTCCTCCCCACCAGTTTTTGCAGGTCCTGACCGCTGTTATAGGTTTCCGCCGCCTTCTGCAGAAAGACCTGCGACAGCGAAGCCCCCATCAGGGTAAGCGGGGCCCGCAGGATCCTGACCGTCAGGGTGTACAGCCCCAGGGTGACGCTGCCGAAATAAAAAGTGATCAGAAAATTTGTGCCGGAGAGCTGCAGCATATCCATGAAAGCGTGCAGCGAATTGATCAGGGGGAAATCTTTGTATCTCCTGGCGTTGGATTTTATTTTTTCCCAGCTGATGGCGCCGGGGATGCGGTTTTTATCCCTCCATGTCTGGTATCCCAATATCCCGGTGGCCACGCTTTGCCCCAGGACCCCGCCTCCGATCAGTCCTCCGACCCCCCACCCCCCCAGGCCCATTCCGATATTGGCCAGGGAGGATGATCCGTATTGGAGCACCCGGGAGGCCGAGAGCCTTTTGTACTGTTTGTTGCGGTTCGACCAGTAATTGAATATCTGATAGGCCCCGGTCAGCATTATGGAACAGGGGACCAGATACAGCCAGGGAGCCAGCTTCAGGTCCCCCAGAGCCAGGGCGATCCTGTTTTTGGCCAACACCACGGCCAGCAGGGAAAGCCCGCTTACGGCGATGGTGATCAGGCCCGACAGGGCCATGATGTTGAGGGCGTCATCATCCCCGGCCGGAAGCATGATGGCCATCTCGTAACGGCCGGTGGCGATAATGCTGAACAGGGAGACCACGGACATGTACAGGGCAAACATCCCGAATTCCGACGGCGAATAGATCCTGGTCAGTATCGGAGAGATGCCCAGCTGGATGGCTTGGGCGATTATGGTCCCGGTCATCAGGGTGGCTACGTTGACGGCGAACTTTCCCCGGGCGTAGTTTTTGATATTGATATTATCGCTGAAAAAATAACCCATTCCGTTATCAAAACCTCAGGTTCAGCAAGATCGGTCCCTGACCGCCCCTTTGATGAATACCGCCAGCAGTCCCAGCATCAGACCCAGAGCCAGAGACATCAATATGTTGGAAAGGACTTTCGGCCTTATGGGGTCCGTCCCGGCCACCGGCTTTTCAATGATCCGGTAACCGGTGATGTTTGCCAGGCTGTTGCGAAGATTATTGATCTTCACCTTGAGATCGTTGATCGAGGTCTCCAGCTCGGCCGGGTTGAAGTTGGGGTTCTGCCGGAAACTGCCGGATCTCTGCAGGCCGTCCCTGATCAGCAGGGCCTTCTGCAGATTCTCTTCGGTGTCCCTGATGCTTTGGTCCAGGGACTTCCGTTCTTCCTCGATCTTCAGTTTGATGAACTGGTTGTCATTTAAATAGGCGACGGCCCCCAGCAAGGCCTTCTCAGCCGGCTGCCCCGGCTGGCTGGTCTGCACTATCAACCTGAAGATATTCTCCGATCCCCTTATCTCCTCGCACCTTATCCCCTCGATGATCGCAGCTTCGCCTAGGGGGAACGTCAGCCCCGGCGGGCCCGATTTGATGCGGCCCCATAGCTGGTTTATCATGGCCTTGGTCTCGGGGATGTTGACCAGAGAGACCGTGGTGGGCTTCGATTTAAGGGGGCTGGTCCCGCCCACATTCACCAGGACGAACAGGGTTCCTTTGGATTCGGAGGAGATGGCCGTCAGTTTGCCGCTTTCCGGGACGGCCGCCAAAACTTCGGCCTGGTATATTTTGGGGGAGGCTAATGAGACCAGCAGCCCCGCCAGGGCGGCCAGGATCATGGCCGATCCGATGATCATCCAGCCCCGGAATACCTGTTGCCACAGGTCCTTTAGCTCCCGGTCGTTCGGGTTTTCCATGGCGCCCTCCGTTATAGGTTTATCAATAGGCATTCCGGGGGAAGATCACCTGCAGCACGGTCCGGATCAGTATCTTGATGTCCAGGAACAGCGACCAGTTCTCGATGTAGTAGATGTCGCACTTGGTGCGCTCCACGATCGAGGTATCCCCCCTCCAGCCGTTGACCTGGGCCCAGCCGGTGACGCCGGATTTCATCTTGTGCCGGGAGGCATAGCGCGGGATCTGGGCCTTGAATTTCTCCACGAAGAACGGCCGTTCCGGCCGAGGCCCCACCAGGCTCATATCCCCCATGATGACATTGAAGATCTGGGGCAGCTCGTCCAGGCTGTATTTGCGCAGAAAGGCGCCCAGCCGGGTCCGGCGGTCGTCGTTGGGCTTGGCCCACACCGGCCCGGTCCGGTCCTCGGCCCCCAGCCGCATGGAGCGGAATTTCAGCATGTTAAAAGTCTCCCCGTCATATCCCACCCGCTCCTGGGCGTAGAATACCGGCCCCGGGGAGGTAAGCTTGATCAGCCCGGCCAGCAGCAGGTACAGCGGCGAAAGGACCACCAATCCCAGGGTGGCAGCGGCCAGATCGAAGATCCTCTTATTGATCAGGTCCCATTCCGTCAGCGGGATCTCCCGCAGGCCGATCACCGGTATGTTGCCCAGCTGGGAGATGCTGGTGTCCCGGCCGATCATATCCATCAGGTCGGGCACGAATTTTACCTCCACCGGCCGGTGTTCCGCGGAGTTGACTATCTCGTTGAGGTCGGACTGCATGTCATGCGGCAGGACGATGAACAGGGCATCCAGCCGGTATTCGTCTATCAGCCGGGATATTTCGCTGTATTTTTTGACCGCCAGTTTCTTGACCGAGGTCTCGCCCAAGGCCGGTTCGTCGGCTCCGTTGGCCGAGATCAGGCATTCTATCCCGTAGCCGTACTCGGGATTGAATTTCAGCTGTTCGATGATCTTAAGGGCGATGTCCCCGCTGCCGATGATGGCGGTCCTTTTCAGCCCGACGCCATGTTTGGCCACGATCCGCCTGAAAATGCTTACCGCCATGATCCGCTGGGCCGAGAGCAGGAAGAAGGACAACACCGTCGCCATGGCCAGCACCAGCCGGGACCAGACCACCTCCCGGTAGAAAAAGGAAAAGGCCATGATGGCCACGATCCCCACAAAAGTGCCCTTGGCCACCCGGTAGATCTCCTCGTCGGGGGCGAACCGGCTGCGGTTCTCATAAAGCCCCAGCAGCCAGAAGATGCTGACCCATAAAAAGGCCACCACCAGGGATCCGACGAAATACGGCCGGAAAGGCGGACGGCCCAGAGGAATGGGAAACAGATGGGAATCGAACCGCACCCAGAAGGAAAGGATGAAGGCCAGTGCGATGACCAATACATCGGCGGTCATGATCATCCCGGAATATGTCAGTTGCCATCTGCGGTTCATGTTCAATTACCCCGTTGATCTGTTGTTGCTTAGGATTTTCGCACCAAATACCAGTCGATCAGCCCCCTAAAGACCCCGGCAAACTGGGCCAGCCCCCGCCCCAGCAATATAAGCGGCGCAAGAGATCCCACCACCGGATCCTTTGCCAAAGCCTTCATAGTGAAAGGCAGTGATATCATCAAAAATGCCAAGGCGGCCACAAGGGAAACGTACCAGAAAAGCCGGTTGAATAAACCCATGCTCAAAAGCAAGATCACCATCGGAGCCAGCATCAGCTGTAGCTTCATGACCTGCGGGGTGTGTGAATCGGAGACCAGCTTGTTGGGATTCTTCCTGACCGCCAGCATCCGCCAGTAGGCAAATTTATATTTTTTCCTGAAATAGGCCCCCAGGGTTTCCGGATGGAGGTGATAAACCAAAGCCTGCGGTGCGAAGATCATCCTATGGCCGGCATTGTGCATCCGGTATGAGAGTTCGACATCCTCGGCACAGGCTACTTTAAAACTGGTATCATATCCCCCGAATTGCAGGAAAATATCGCGACGAAAGGCCGCCGAATAAGTATCGATAAAATCGATATTTTGTCTTTTCTTTAAAAGCTGGTACTTGTCCTCATATTCCAGCTGAACGAACCTGGCGGCGATCTGATGCTGTTTGGTGCGGTAGGCCCCCTTGACCGCGGTTACATTCGGGTCGGCCTCCAAAGGGCCGATCATCTTTTCCAGCCAGTCCGGCTGGGGAACGCAGTCGGAATCGGTGAACACGACCACCGGGGCCTCGGCCTGGGTGACGCCGTTGTTCCTGGCTGCCGCCGGGCCGGCATTCCCCTGCCTGATCAGCCTGATGCCGGGGTATTTGCCAACTATCCCGGAGGTCCCATCGGTGGAGCCGTCGTCCACCACCAGGATCTGGTAATCGGAACGGCCGATGGTCTGGCTGGCCAAGGCCTCCAGACATTGCCCGATGGTCCTTTCAGCATTATAGGCCGGAATGATCACCGAGGCCCTCACTATTTGCCCCCCCCGTATGTGCCCCTAAATATATGCCTGCCCAGGGTCAGCCCCCCTTTGGCCAGACGCTTGAACTCCCGGGGATCGGTCAGGCCGTCCAGCAATTTGCGGAGGATATACGACGGCCGGATGTAAAATTCTTTTCGGGCCCGGTCGCAGAACTCCACCAGCTCGGTATTGGAAAGCCCCGGCCGGCTGACGATGCTGTTGTGCAGGCCGTCCGGCGTCAGCCATTCCCGGAAATCGCTGGTGGTCAGGTAGCCGTTGCTCTTGGCCCACTGGTAGGCCTCGGTCCCCGGGTATACCATTATCGGGAAGAACTGGGCGGTGTCCGGATTGAGCTCCTTGGCGAATTTCAGGGTGGTCTCCAGGGTATCCTTGGTCTCGCCGGGGTTGCCCACCATAAAACAGCCGTGCAGTTTGATGCCGGCCTTTTTGGCATCCCGGAAGAACTGCCGGACCCGCTCCACCTTCATGGATTTTTTCATCTGATCCAACACCGCCTGGTCGCCGCTCTCCACCCCCACGCAGAACAGCCGGGCTCCGGCTTTTTTAAGCATTTGCATCGTCTCCAGGTCCACATCGCAGCGGGAATTGGCCGACCACTTGATCTTGATGCCGCGCCGGATGATCTCTTCGGCAAACTCCAGGCACCTTTTCTTGTCGAAGGTCAAAGTGTCGTCCTCGAACATCAATTCCTCGACGTCGGGAAAGTTTTCCAGGATGTATTCTATCTCGTCCGCCACGTTGGCGATGGAGCGCAGGCGGGGCTTGCGGCTGCAGAACACCTGGGGGTAGACGCAGTAGACGCACTGGTAGGGGCAGCCCCGGCCGGTGATGATGGTGATTATGGGATACTGGCTGTGGGCGTAAAAATAATCCTTGTAGTCAAGGTGCTTGCGGTAGGCCCGGCTGACGAAGGGCAGGGAATCGACATCGTCCCTCAATTCCCTTTCCCCGGTGCTGATGATCTTCCCGTTTTGCCGCAATACCAGTCCCCTGACACCCTGGGCGGTATGCCCGGAGCCCAATTTTTCCGCCAGCTCGGCCAAAGTATCCTCGTACTCCCGCAAAGCCACGGCATCGATGGCATCATTGATCCCCAGGCTTTCCTCCGGCAGGGCCGAGACGTGCGGGCCGACCAATATAACGAACGAATCGGGGAACAGCTTCTTTATTTTGGCCCCGGTCTCTACATCACTGAAGATGCTGGGGGTGCTGGTATCGATGGCCACCAGGCTTGGGCAGAATTCCCTTATTATCGGCTCCAACTGGTCCCACTCCATGCCCGAGGCCGGGCAATCCAGCAGTTTGACCTGGTGGCCCTTCTGGTCCAGCACCTCGGCGGCAAAGGCCAGCCACATGGGGTAATAGAAGGTGCCGCTCTTGGTGACGGCCGGGCTGCGCTGCTCCCGGGAGAATTTGGCCAGAAACGGGGGATTTAATAGCAAGATGTTCATTTGATTTCTAATTTGGTTTGTTGGTTTTATAATCTAATTTCGCAAAAAGCCCCTCAATACTTCCTTTGAACCAGGCACGCAAGGT is from Candidatus Edwardsbacteria bacterium and encodes:
- a CDS encoding glycosyltransferase — its product is MKSLLLVGADSCHLWRFCRMVRDQFETVVVVTNGPWGAGGSCATETVTADFSVRNPLSFLKTVGAIRQVYKKYRPDIVHIMQANTTATSAILALGRYKVPKVLTALGSDILSTPEQGLFYRQMVRYNICRADICTSDSLHMAQAMEVLAGSKRLKIVIANLGIGVEPNRGTPKENLIYSNRMHGKLYRIDKVIEHFAEFMNTAKEDWRLVIAGQGPETGNLKQQVQDLDLQDRVDFVGLLGSRENAAYYNRARIFISLPRSDATSVSLLEAMACGCLPVVSDLPANREWISDGVNGKVVSDGESGVIDQALSIDPVAAANINREIIGRKATVGVSRGIFAGIYAELLEAGRAG
- a CDS encoding Wzz/FepE/Etk N-terminal domain-containing protein, coding for MENPNDRELKDLWQQVFRGWMIIGSAMILAALAGLLVSLASPKIYQAEVLAAVPESGKLTAISSESKGTLFVLVNVGGTSPLKSKPTTVSLVNIPETKAMINQLWGRIKSGPPGLTFPLGEAAIIEGIRCEEIRGSENIFRLIVQTSQPGQPAEKALLGAVAYLNDNQFIKLKIEEERKSLDQSIRDTEENLQKALLIRDGLQRSGSFRQNPNFNPAELETSINDLKVKINNLRNSLANITGYRIIEKPVAGTDPIRPKVLSNILMSLALGLMLGLLAVFIKGAVRDRSC
- a CDS encoding glycosyltransferase family 4 protein codes for the protein MVICHITTVHKPTDVRIFEKECSWLAAQGHRVIFIVWKAVSQKANGVEIIGLSDVDLPRIKRFLIANLAAYRTAMAQGADIYHFHDIEFLPFAWLMRHRGRRVIYDVHEDMPRALYGRYWIAKPLRKILSRLIESFEDRAAARMSGIVTATPQINYRFARINQNVVNVNNYPSGIADGPYAANDEICYIGGISQIRGNTELVTALGLVNRDIRLNLAGEFDPPEYRQQLEGVGGWEKVNYLGWCSREETSRIMSRSSAGVVTFHPLPNHIDAQPNKIFEYMSAGLPLIASDFPLWRSIVEGNKCGLCVDPLDPAGLARAIEYILADPDRAREMGANGREAVKNKYNWPAEGLKLSAFYQHIGKH
- a CDS encoding glycosyltransferase family 4 protein produces the protein MKFLILTQYYPPEVGAPQVRLQAMARELAARGHQVEVVTAIPNHPLGRYFPGYKSRMYFWEVSQGIKIHRTWIYPAIGAGLKRIFNYLSFTLSSFWGMMKAGRPDFVWVESPPLFLGWTAMAYSRFRRVPFIFNIADLWPDSIIELGLMGNGLVARMLYMTERAIYNRAKYVIAVTQGIRDRLIDSKGLPARKILYLPNGVDTEMFRPSPFDMPLAADLGLAGKDIILYSGTLGFAQGLGSVLEAFQIIRDSHRQITLLMVGSGSERKKLQQMAQERSLDNVRFLDPVPPEMINKYLSISLAGLVCLKDLELFRGARPSKMFPIMSCGKPVIFCGRGEGARLVHDSKGGVVVPPEDPEALAAAIADLAGDRETSKQMGLNGRDYALKYLSWERMVGEWLSQLESRQKDGEHE
- a CDS encoding lipopolysaccharide biosynthesis protein, which translates into the protein MGYFFSDNINIKNYARGKFAVNVATLMTGTIIAQAIQLGISPILTRIYSPSEFGMFALYMSVVSLFSIIATGRYEMAIMLPAGDDDALNIMALSGLITIAVSGLSLLAVVLAKNRIALALGDLKLAPWLYLVPCSIMLTGAYQIFNYWSNRNKQYKRLSASRVLQYGSSSLANIGMGLGGWGVGGLIGGGVLGQSVATGILGYQTWRDKNRIPGAISWEKIKSNARRYKDFPLINSLHAFMDMLQLSGTNFLITFYFGSVTLGLYTLTVRILRAPLTLMGASLSQVFLQKAAETYNSGQDLQKLVGRTIAGLVLAALPVFILIYIFSPALFSMVFGGRWQAAGEYARILSPWLFLNFIVSPLSQIPIIVNKQKEVLYLGLFGNLLLVLSVLYGAVVAHSIQAGLYMLSATQLAYLSGALVWLYKISGKRSEAYG
- a CDS encoding acyltransferase; translated protein: MGNIIGRVKARVISEISRLYQPQMVRMKRGPDRKVLRNTRVSNTAVIVSPRGLVLEDNVFVFHYSILDASHGLTIKEGCQIGGWVGIFTHSSHISIRLYGEKYSQHHQLKGYITGPVTVGKYSFIGPHSILMPNTRIGKGSIVAAHSYVRGEFPDFAIIGGNPAKVIGDTRKTDQAFLRKYPELEPLYSQWAEGKDDA
- a CDS encoding beta-ketoacyl-ACP synthase III, with the protein product MMHSRIISTGHHIPGAEVRNSDLKQFPPNAIPLIEQKTGIKARHYAAPEQCTSDLAYLAARECLAKAGLDPGKVQGIILATSSPDRIQPATAARVQALLDANQAFAVDVNSVCSGGIYALHFADCLIRSGQYDNILVIASELYSKILNPSDFATFPYFGDGAAAVLLGAEPVSPGIIGSIIKTDGRGHDIIQVPGGGTMLPGPKISNPRDWYFTMKGREVYDFAVARGSEIIDEILAKYRVERSQLKAVVPHQANISIIDAIAANSGIPRSKFYVNLYNYGNTAGASVMIALSEVVASGSAGPGDLVLLVAFGGGLSWGAALIKL
- a CDS encoding O-antigen ligase family protein, with protein sequence MKRAYNAIAAFFVGGLFLLPNISLGGGVPLLRSEDLAVYLMTLVLIFNIKRPLPLSKGLAAYLFYISLFAVWILACMLGNGRFFVLRDYFEYYKLFKYAVIIVFVCLLLKDQAPNGWEKLAVPIFGLLLVFNVLNYLNLFNFNKWVMPFYADSARLAGFGLDSLGRSAPKRLLGVMGNPNNNAILWSFFAAYFLSAKKNLWVYLFFLVSVTMVMLTGSKTAALALLAMLLVNWQLQRFSLKSAAIVLTSGGMMLGAVALFNISYISNLWNTDLAGNLSLMKRLEIWEHLAEMIRRSPWIGYGPNKDYFYQNHLYSESEYFLMAWRYGLIGLVMYLGQVLIPVIHGWRYRSLPYPKMLILFSVIILLAAFSNNPLTDARFLALYAALCGLSYHQIREHSDGALRQ